A stretch of the Planctomycetota bacterium genome encodes the following:
- a CDS encoding DUF5658 family protein, whose product MMARLFARGHADPPAAAAVAAPRPTFWDAVRCPESRSRRVAVLLLAIVAMSIADLVMTIEHMVGPGMYESNPLARMILEFGTPTTLAMFKAMTTLIGLWLLWKTRRSKAGEIGAIICLVVLTWLMVRWKVYSDQMTLLTPRLAEIQYDLGQNWVMFRGDE is encoded by the coding sequence ATGATGGCACGCTTGTTCGCACGGGGCCACGCCGACCCGCCTGCGGCCGCCGCTGTCGCGGCGCCCAGGCCGACGTTCTGGGACGCGGTGCGGTGCCCCGAGAGCCGCAGCCGCCGCGTGGCGGTGCTGCTGCTGGCCATCGTCGCGATGAGCATCGCCGACCTGGTCATGACCATCGAGCACATGGTCGGCCCGGGCATGTACGAGAGCAATCCGCTGGCCCGCATGATCCTCGAGTTCGGCACGCCGACCACCCTGGCGATGTTCAAGGCGATGACCACCCTGATCGGGCTCTGGCTGCTGTGGAAGACCCGCCGCAGCAAGGCCGGCGAGATCGGCGCCATCATCTGCCTCGTCGTGCTGACCTGGCTGATGGTCCGCTGGAAGGTCTACAGCGACCAGATGACCTTGCTCACGCCCCGTCTGGCCGAGATCCAGTACGACCTGGGCCAGAACTGGGTCATGTTCCGCGGCGACGAGTAG
- a CDS encoding aspartate carbamoyltransferase catalytic subunit — protein MTHASPITHANAQPCKDLLRLADLPAEDLRELLSAARDHADVLAGHPAGVPASLTGQIIGLLFFEDSTRTRLSFAVAVQRLGGRFVELTELGSSLSKGETLADTARTIEAMGVSRLVVRSRRECDLLEIASAVRIPVLNAGAGDAEHPTQGLLDALTLCDAASDARRDRWRALDLGGLTVMIVGDVARSRVARSSGPCMAALGARVLVAGPGIDERLARTVGGEPEHDFEQRLSGVDAVMALRIQHERGRTELDEEGADEAYRLRFGLTLPRLARMKPGAVVMHPGPANLGVEIDEDAALSQRSVISRQVAMGVPVRMACLERFGSVTRSA, from the coding sequence GCGAATGCGCAGCCGTGCAAGGACCTGCTGCGGCTGGCCGACCTGCCGGCCGAGGACCTCCGCGAGTTGCTCTCGGCCGCCCGCGACCACGCCGATGTGCTCGCGGGCCACCCCGCGGGCGTGCCCGCGTCGCTGACCGGCCAGATCATCGGGCTGCTGTTCTTCGAGGATTCGACCCGCACGCGGCTGAGCTTCGCCGTCGCGGTGCAGCGGCTGGGCGGGCGGTTCGTCGAGCTGACCGAGCTGGGTTCGTCCCTGAGCAAGGGCGAGACGCTCGCCGACACCGCCCGCACGATCGAGGCGATGGGCGTCTCGCGGCTCGTGGTTCGGTCGCGGCGCGAGTGCGACCTGCTCGAGATCGCGTCGGCCGTGCGGATCCCGGTGCTCAACGCCGGCGCGGGCGACGCCGAGCACCCGACGCAGGGCCTGCTCGATGCGCTCACGCTGTGCGATGCGGCCAGCGACGCTCGCCGCGACCGCTGGCGGGCGCTGGACCTCGGCGGGCTCACGGTGATGATCGTCGGCGACGTGGCGCGCTCGCGTGTGGCGCGGTCCAGCGGGCCGTGCATGGCGGCGCTGGGCGCGCGGGTGCTGGTGGCGGGCCCGGGGATCGATGAGCGGCTCGCGCGGACCGTGGGGGGCGAGCCCGAGCACGACTTCGAGCAGCGGCTGTCGGGCGTGGACGCCGTCATGGCGCTGCGGATCCAGCACGAGCGGGGGCGCACCGAGCTTGACGAAGAGGGCGCCGACGAGGCCTACCGCCTCCGCTTCGGGCTGACGCTGCCGCGGCTGGCGCGGATGAAGCCCGGGGCGGTCGTCATGCACCCCGGGCCGGCGAACCTGGGCGTGGAGATCGACGAGGACGCGGCGCTCAGCCAGCGTTCGGTCATCTCGCGGCAGGTCGCGATGGGCGTGCCGGTGCGGATGGCCTGCCTGGAGCGCTTCGGGTCGGTCACGCGATCGGCGTAG